The following are encoded in a window of Corynebacterium marinum DSM 44953 genomic DNA:
- a CDS encoding DEAD/DEAH box helicase — protein MPSFLLHGLWMPSGLHLWVEQVEGRRVVLPSSAPEDAFPPAARSLLDDRSYRHRLEVELRTPRGRSVKLRIPTAAYAPEQAVAVLSQLSFLLHPGAAATKDQRAAIAPDLMWLIQMNTGLTRFVRAGRVVPKLVFEDGQWWPHWQLASGLGERGWLAEMIAAAPGILTANNRALEEIADHLVHWIASGLLADLAQSTRPYPWHDFASSLMNSAPLRRGGPGLLRAINDWKDSITAVDLQMVLIVEEPPRDDPASEEGGDPDDATWPVRVQVRSGTDAPVPIRGEDLDRSSVEKLRMAQRRAVGVTDLLDPDLRTRRATRGEERNGDWDVYLSTSEIVDFIATAVPKLQSQGFTVMLPKAWSAYETKARLETSELKDPAVGATQSHFGLDKLVEYNWRMSVGDIELTDEEMEQLVKSKSGLIKLRGEWIMADTSALSKINSYMDQLAETSRKRRRKELEKAAALAERARAQGQPGWEALVDDVERRREEFNREVAGPQGLGEVTLAELRQLALESMAEEPVEFTGSTWHTALLGGTDALATKAPQRVDLPDTVHAELREYQRRGVDWLYWMSRNNLGAVLADDMGLGKTLQLLALLAVEHERGEAAAPTLVVAPTSVVGNWAREADKFVPSLRVLVHHGSDRLRGEELAARVAESDLVVTSYGIVGRDFDELGKIPWDRVVLDEAQAIKNSATRASRAARSLPSRHRVALTGTPVENRLSEMRSILDFCNPGVLGSTSFFRNHFAKAIEREHDEVMTERLRLLTAPFILRRLKTDPTIIDDLPEKSEQIITVEMSAEQAALYKALVEDVQKRLEHREGIARRGLVLATITRIKQICNHPAQYLGDGSPVTIKGRHRSGKVEELMRLLDEATETDQRMLIFTQYKAFGDILVPYLSERLGERVPFLHGGVTKTGRDTMVAHFQSGDGPRAMILSLKAGGTGLNLTAASMVVHMDRWWNPAVENQATDRAFRIGQQKDVAVYKMITAGTLEESIQDILDGKTELAGAVIGEGEGWITELGPEQLAQLMSYRGREK, from the coding sequence ATGCCTTCGTTCCTCCTGCACGGTCTCTGGATGCCCTCCGGGCTGCATCTGTGGGTCGAGCAGGTCGAGGGACGCCGGGTGGTCCTGCCGTCCTCGGCGCCCGAGGACGCCTTCCCGCCCGCCGCCCGCTCGCTTCTCGACGACCGCTCCTACCGCCACCGCCTCGAGGTCGAACTGCGCACCCCGCGCGGCAGATCCGTGAAGCTGCGGATCCCCACCGCCGCGTACGCCCCCGAACAGGCCGTCGCGGTGCTCAGCCAGCTCTCCTTCCTCCTGCACCCCGGCGCCGCGGCGACGAAGGACCAGCGCGCGGCCATCGCGCCGGACCTGATGTGGTTGATCCAGATGAACACCGGGTTGACCCGGTTCGTCCGGGCCGGCCGGGTGGTGCCCAAACTCGTCTTCGAGGACGGACAGTGGTGGCCGCACTGGCAGCTGGCCTCCGGGCTGGGCGAGCGCGGCTGGCTCGCCGAGATGATCGCGGCCGCGCCCGGCATCCTCACCGCCAACAACCGTGCGCTGGAGGAGATCGCCGACCACCTCGTCCACTGGATCGCCTCCGGCCTGCTGGCCGATCTCGCGCAGTCGACCCGGCCCTACCCGTGGCACGACTTCGCCTCCTCCCTGATGAACTCCGCGCCTCTGCGCCGCGGCGGGCCCGGCCTGCTGCGGGCGATCAACGACTGGAAGGATTCGATCACCGCCGTCGACCTCCAGATGGTGCTCATCGTGGAGGAACCTCCGCGCGACGACCCCGCCTCCGAGGAAGGCGGCGACCCGGACGACGCCACCTGGCCCGTGCGGGTGCAGGTCCGTTCCGGCACCGACGCGCCGGTGCCGATCAGGGGCGAGGACCTGGACCGGTCGAGCGTCGAGAAGCTCCGGATGGCGCAGCGCCGGGCGGTCGGCGTCACCGACCTGCTCGACCCGGACCTGCGCACCCGGCGCGCCACGCGGGGGGAGGAACGCAACGGCGACTGGGACGTCTACCTCTCCACCAGCGAGATCGTCGACTTCATCGCCACGGCCGTGCCGAAACTGCAGTCCCAGGGCTTCACCGTCATGCTCCCCAAGGCGTGGTCGGCGTACGAGACGAAGGCCAGGCTGGAGACCTCCGAGCTCAAGGACCCGGCCGTCGGCGCCACCCAGTCCCACTTCGGGCTGGACAAACTCGTCGAGTACAACTGGCGGATGTCGGTCGGCGACATCGAGCTGACCGACGAGGAGATGGAGCAGCTCGTCAAGTCGAAGTCCGGGCTGATCAAACTGCGCGGCGAGTGGATCATGGCGGACACCTCCGCGCTGAGCAAGATCAACTCCTACATGGACCAGCTGGCGGAGACGTCGAGGAAGCGGCGCCGGAAGGAACTGGAGAAGGCCGCCGCGCTGGCCGAACGCGCCCGCGCCCAGGGCCAGCCGGGCTGGGAGGCACTCGTCGACGACGTGGAGCGCCGGCGCGAGGAGTTCAACCGCGAGGTCGCCGGCCCACAGGGCCTCGGCGAGGTCACCCTGGCGGAACTGCGCCAGCTCGCCCTGGAGTCGATGGCGGAGGAGCCGGTCGAGTTCACCGGCTCCACCTGGCACACCGCGCTGCTCGGCGGGACGGATGCGTTGGCCACGAAGGCCCCGCAGCGGGTGGACCTGCCCGACACCGTGCACGCCGAGCTGCGGGAATACCAGCGCCGCGGCGTGGACTGGCTGTACTGGATGTCACGCAACAACCTCGGCGCCGTGCTCGCGGACGACATGGGCCTGGGGAAAACCCTCCAGCTGCTCGCCCTTCTGGCCGTGGAACACGAGCGCGGCGAGGCGGCGGCACCCACCCTCGTCGTGGCGCCGACGTCGGTGGTGGGCAACTGGGCCCGCGAGGCGGACAAGTTCGTGCCCTCCCTGCGGGTGCTGGTCCACCACGGCTCGGACCGGCTCCGGGGTGAGGAGCTGGCCGCCCGGGTCGCGGAATCGGACCTGGTGGTCACCAGCTACGGCATCGTCGGCCGCGACTTCGACGAACTGGGGAAGATCCCCTGGGACCGGGTCGTGCTGGATGAGGCGCAGGCCATCAAGAACTCCGCCACCCGCGCCTCCCGCGCCGCGCGCTCCCTGCCCAGCCGGCACCGCGTCGCACTGACCGGCACCCCGGTGGAGAACCGCCTGTCGGAGATGCGTTCCATCCTCGACTTCTGCAACCCCGGCGTCCTCGGCTCGACGAGCTTCTTCCGCAACCACTTCGCCAAGGCCATCGAGCGCGAACACGACGAGGTGATGACCGAGCGGCTGCGCCTGCTCACCGCCCCCTTCATCCTCCGCCGCCTGAAGACGGACCCCACGATCATCGACGACCTGCCGGAGAAGAGCGAGCAGATCATCACCGTCGAGATGTCCGCAGAGCAGGCGGCCCTGTACAAGGCGCTGGTGGAGGACGTGCAGAAGCGCCTCGAACACCGCGAGGGCATCGCCCGCCGCGGCCTGGTGCTGGCGACCATCACGCGGATCAAGCAGATCTGCAACCACCCCGCGCAGTACCTCGGCGACGGCTCTCCCGTGACCATCAAGGGCCGGCACCGCTCCGGCAAGGTGGAGGAGCTCATGCGGCTGCTCGACGAGGCCACCGAAACCGACCAGCGCATGCTCATCTTCACCCAGTACAAGGCCTTCGGCGACATCCTCGTGCCCTACCTCTCGGAACGGCTCGGCGAGCGCGTGCCCTTCCTCCACGGCGGCGTGACCAAGACGGGCCGCGACACGATGGTCGCCCACTTCCAGTCCGGCGACGGCCCCCGCGCCATGATCCTCTCGCTCAAGGCGGGCGGCACCGGCCTCAACCTCACCGCCGCGAGCATGGTCGTCCACATGGACCGCTGGTGGAACCCGGCGGTGGAGAACCAGGCCACCGACCGTGCCTTCCGCATCGGGCAGCAGAAGGACGTGGCGGTGTACAAGATGATCACCGCCGGTACGCTGGAGGAATCCATCCAGGACATCCTCGACGGCAAGACCGAACTCGCCGGTGCCGTCATCGGCGAGGGCGAGGGCTGGATCACCGAACTGGGCCCGGAGCAGCTGGCCCAGCTCATGAGCTACCGCGGGAGGGAGAAGTAG
- a CDS encoding metallophosphoesterase family protein gives MTSTTFVHTSDLQLGMTRWFLDADAQGRFDDARLRAVDRLGEVAAQHGAEFIVVAGDVFEHNSLSDRVTGRALERLRSLPVPVYLLPGNHDPLVADSIFRRTDGVAGVHVLGGAAPVEVAPGVEIVAAPLLAKHATTDLVREALEPLAPTDGVRILVGHGQAESRSNEAAPDLIDLAYLESRVADGTVDYAALGDTHSAQPVGDTGRVWYSGAPESTDFHEPGLGDLAGEHNSGNALVVTVSKTAAGDAAVDVAEVTVGEWTFEAIDRELASGDDVEEFFAALDAFPHKDRTVVKYGLRGTLSMSATRRLETGLAERRPVFAALYERERLTDLHLEPGAEELAALGVSGFAAAALGELVEAAEADPTARDAVNLFFRLSKES, from the coding sequence ATGACCTCCACGACCTTCGTCCACACCTCTGACCTGCAGCTGGGAATGACCCGCTGGTTCCTCGATGCGGATGCCCAGGGGCGTTTCGACGACGCGCGGCTCCGCGCCGTCGACCGCCTCGGGGAGGTGGCCGCACAGCACGGCGCGGAATTCATCGTCGTGGCCGGGGACGTGTTCGAGCACAACTCGCTCTCCGACCGGGTGACCGGCCGGGCGCTGGAACGCTTGAGATCCCTGCCGGTGCCGGTGTACCTGCTGCCCGGAAACCACGACCCGCTGGTGGCGGACTCGATCTTCCGCCGCACCGACGGGGTGGCCGGCGTGCACGTCCTGGGGGGCGCCGCACCGGTCGAGGTGGCCCCGGGGGTGGAGATCGTCGCCGCCCCCCTGCTGGCCAAGCACGCCACCACCGACCTGGTGCGGGAGGCGCTCGAACCGCTGGCGCCGACCGACGGCGTCCGGATCCTCGTCGGCCACGGGCAGGCCGAATCCCGCTCCAACGAGGCCGCCCCGGACCTCATCGACCTGGCGTACCTGGAATCCCGGGTCGCCGACGGCACCGTGGACTACGCCGCGCTGGGCGACACCCACTCCGCGCAGCCGGTCGGGGACACCGGCCGCGTCTGGTACTCCGGCGCCCCCGAGAGCACCGACTTCCACGAGCCCGGCCTCGGCGACCTGGCCGGGGAGCACAACTCGGGCAACGCGCTGGTGGTCACGGTGTCCAAGACCGCGGCAGGGGACGCGGCGGTCGACGTCGCGGAGGTGACCGTGGGGGAGTGGACCTTCGAGGCCATCGACCGCGAGCTGGCCTCGGGGGACGACGTCGAGGAGTTCTTCGCCGCCCTGGACGCCTTCCCCCACAAGGACCGCACCGTGGTCAAGTACGGCCTGCGCGGCACCCTGAGCATGTCCGCCACCCGCCGCCTGGAAACCGGGCTCGCCGAACGCCGCCCCGTCTTCGCCGCCCTCTACGAACGGGAGCGGCTGACCGACCTGCACCTGGAACCGGGTGCCGAGGAGCTCGCCGCCCTCGGCGTCAGCGGTTTCGCCGCCGCCGCGCTCGGGGAGCTGGTGGAGGCCGCGGAGGCCGACCCCACCGCCCGCGACGCCGTCAACCTGTTCTTCCGCCTGTCGAAGGAGTCCTAG
- a CDS encoding AAA family ATPase, producing MRIHSLTIDNVRGIEHLELHELPETGVIVIHGDNEQGKSTIMDALHVVLNQKYGAQNKVTRPLRPVHRDASPSVSLTATMGPVTFTIEKTWFRGRSARLAVTAPHRETFTGDQAEAKLDEIKKDHLDADLLHTLFLRQDDLGGSVDAVGISSLTRALDGASGTEGAPGAEDTGLLAAVETEYARYFTAGKGDETKELKEARTELETAEAEQTRAQAAAAELDSFVSSYDRAVAERDRARTELPAAVAEEADLADKALLAAEATEKAARLREELQRAGEDLARATGAVDARRELADAVTAAASELGRRREGLEEATAAAEHEKTQLTEQGEQLEQARIRHREAGESFRAARTALRLVESAARRDDLAAQLDKVGDLNERIRALHERAAGRQITDRDVRAVEDAAAEVTLQRALRGQASAKLRLTAVPGTTVVVDGQTVSLGSEAVAVELRDGTEVTVGDVTARYIAGFSDTSDSAAGEDKVAAAELTLDDLLADLDCADLDAVRAARDAAREVADELAALTRERVTMLSGADPDTLAAEHARLSAELAEAELPSGLDIPTAAARLRDAEEAQDAAAEEAATLDAALAPWRDRKATLAFAELSARIEAAEAALTRARENLAAAEQKGSEADLATAVEQAADGQAAAAERFRRAESEVARVDPDLAARLHEGAVARVESLRAAATRADTQLAELKGRIEMATGAAEKLEKAQAAREAASHRLDSVDRRAQAVRLLRETLHRHRDVVRARYAQPFADQLGRLARTVFGHDVEFALSDGLEVRRRSIGDSTVPLEDLSGGAKEQLAILTRFAIAGLVSQDSGDGQVPVPVVIDDALGSTDPSRLQLMSTLITEMGKNCQVIVLTCMPQRYERVAGRTEFPISELKSTGRLL from the coding sequence GTGCGTATCCACTCCCTGACCATCGACAACGTCCGCGGCATCGAGCATCTGGAACTCCACGAGCTCCCGGAGACCGGCGTCATCGTCATCCACGGCGACAACGAACAGGGCAAGTCCACCATCATGGACGCCCTGCACGTGGTGCTCAACCAGAAATACGGCGCACAGAACAAGGTCACCAGACCGCTGCGTCCGGTCCACCGCGACGCCTCCCCGTCGGTCTCCCTCACGGCGACGATGGGCCCGGTCACCTTCACCATCGAGAAGACCTGGTTCCGCGGCCGGAGCGCCCGCCTGGCGGTCACCGCCCCGCATCGCGAAACCTTCACCGGCGACCAGGCGGAGGCCAAACTCGACGAGATCAAGAAAGACCACCTCGACGCCGACCTCCTGCACACCCTCTTCCTGCGCCAGGATGATCTGGGCGGCAGCGTCGACGCCGTCGGCATCTCCTCGCTGACCAGGGCGCTCGACGGCGCCTCCGGCACCGAGGGGGCGCCCGGCGCCGAGGACACCGGCCTGCTCGCCGCCGTGGAGACCGAGTACGCCCGCTACTTCACCGCCGGTAAGGGGGATGAGACGAAGGAACTCAAAGAAGCCCGCACGGAACTCGAGACCGCCGAGGCCGAGCAGACCCGGGCGCAGGCCGCGGCCGCCGAACTCGACTCCTTCGTCTCCTCCTACGACCGGGCCGTCGCCGAGCGCGACCGCGCCCGGACGGAGCTGCCTGCGGCCGTGGCGGAGGAGGCGGATCTGGCGGACAAGGCGCTCCTGGCCGCCGAGGCCACCGAGAAAGCCGCACGTCTGCGGGAGGAACTTCAGCGCGCTGGGGAGGACCTGGCCCGCGCCACCGGGGCGGTCGACGCACGCCGTGAGCTTGCCGACGCCGTCACTGCCGCCGCCAGCGAACTCGGCCGGCGCCGCGAGGGCCTCGAGGAGGCCACCGCCGCCGCGGAGCACGAGAAGACCCAGTTGACCGAGCAGGGTGAGCAGTTGGAGCAGGCCCGGATCCGGCACCGGGAGGCGGGCGAGAGCTTCCGCGCCGCACGCACCGCCCTGCGCCTGGTGGAGTCCGCCGCGCGCCGGGACGACCTGGCGGCGCAGCTGGACAAGGTCGGCGACCTCAACGAGCGGATCCGCGCGCTGCATGAACGGGCCGCCGGGCGGCAGATCACGGACCGGGATGTCCGGGCGGTCGAGGACGCGGCGGCCGAGGTCACCCTCCAGCGGGCGCTGCGCGGGCAGGCCTCCGCCAAGCTGCGGCTGACGGCCGTTCCCGGCACGACCGTGGTGGTCGACGGGCAGACCGTGTCCCTGGGCTCCGAAGCCGTGGCGGTGGAGCTGCGCGACGGCACCGAGGTCACCGTCGGTGACGTCACCGCCCGCTATATCGCCGGATTCTCCGACACCTCCGACTCCGCCGCCGGGGAGGACAAGGTGGCCGCAGCGGAGCTGACACTCGATGATCTGCTCGCCGATCTGGACTGCGCTGACCTGGATGCGGTGCGTGCCGCCCGGGACGCCGCCCGGGAGGTGGCCGACGAGCTCGCCGCCCTCACCCGTGAGCGCGTGACCATGCTCTCGGGCGCCGACCCCGACACGCTGGCCGCCGAGCACGCCCGCCTGAGTGCGGAGCTGGCCGAGGCCGAGCTCCCCTCCGGCCTCGACATCCCCACCGCCGCGGCGCGGCTCCGGGACGCGGAGGAGGCGCAGGATGCAGCGGCCGAGGAGGCGGCCACACTCGACGCCGCCCTCGCCCCGTGGCGGGACCGGAAAGCCACCCTCGCCTTCGCAGAGTTGAGCGCCCGCATCGAGGCCGCCGAGGCGGCTCTCACCCGGGCGCGGGAGAACCTGGCCGCCGCGGAACAGAAGGGGAGCGAGGCGGACCTCGCGACGGCCGTCGAGCAGGCCGCGGATGGACAGGCGGCCGCCGCGGAGCGGTTCCGCCGGGCCGAGTCCGAGGTGGCACGGGTTGATCCGGACCTGGCGGCCAGACTGCACGAGGGGGCCGTCGCGCGGGTGGAGAGCCTGCGGGCCGCGGCCACCCGTGCGGACACGCAGCTGGCCGAGCTCAAGGGCCGCATCGAGATGGCCACCGGCGCCGCCGAGAAGCTGGAGAAGGCGCAGGCCGCCCGGGAGGCCGCGAGCCACCGGTTGGATTCGGTGGACCGCCGCGCGCAGGCGGTGCGCCTGCTGCGCGAGACCCTGCACCGCCACCGCGACGTGGTGCGCGCCCGCTACGCGCAGCCCTTCGCCGACCAGCTCGGCCGCCTGGCCCGCACCGTCTTCGGCCACGACGTCGAATTCGCGCTTTCCGACGGGCTCGAGGTGAGAAGGCGCAGCATCGGCGACAGCACGGTGCCGCTGGAGGACCTCTCAGGTGGGGCGAAGGAGCAGCTGGCCATCCTCACCCGCTTCGCCATCGCCGGCCTGGTGTCGCAGGACTCGGGCGACGGGCAGGTGCCGGTGCCGGTGGTCATCGACGACGCCCTCGGATCCACGGACCCCTCCCGGCTCCAGCTGATGTCGACGTTGATCACCGAGATGGGGAAAAACTGCCAGGTCATCGTCCTCACCTGCATGCCGCAGCGCTACGAGCGGGTGGCCGGACGCACCGAGTTCCCGATCTCGGAGCTGAAGTCGACGGGCCGGCTGCTCTAG
- a CDS encoding amidohydrolase family protein, producing MPPLFDAHLHIIDPAHPLVENNGYLPEPFTVDDYRARVDGLDVRGGAVVSGSFQAFDQGYLRDALAALGPAFVGVTQIPADTSDADILSLHEAGVRGVRFNAARGGSASLDDLNRLARRVHHLAGWHVELYIDARFLANTWEQVATLPAVSIDHMGLHRDGLPQLLRLVEHGAKVKATGFGRVDLDPTAAIRAIMAVDPTALMAGTDLPSTRARRPFENADLELIRQAVEPEQLNAVFRDNAAEFYLREPRPA from the coding sequence ATGCCCCCGCTTTTCGACGCCCACCTGCACATCATCGACCCGGCCCACCCCCTCGTGGAAAACAACGGCTACCTGCCCGAGCCCTTCACCGTCGACGACTACCGCGCCCGCGTCGACGGCCTCGACGTCCGGGGCGGAGCCGTGGTCTCCGGCTCCTTCCAGGCCTTCGACCAGGGTTACCTCCGCGACGCCCTCGCTGCGCTGGGCCCCGCGTTTGTGGGCGTGACCCAGATCCCGGCGGACACGAGCGACGCGGACATCCTGTCCCTGCACGAGGCGGGCGTGCGCGGGGTCCGCTTCAATGCCGCCCGCGGCGGGTCCGCCTCCCTCGACGACCTCAACCGGCTCGCCCGGCGGGTGCACCATCTCGCGGGCTGGCACGTCGAGCTCTACATCGACGCCCGCTTCCTGGCGAACACATGGGAACAGGTCGCGACCCTCCCGGCGGTGAGCATCGACCACATGGGGCTGCACCGGGACGGGCTCCCCCAGCTCCTCCGGCTGGTCGAGCACGGCGCGAAAGTGAAGGCCACCGGATTCGGCCGGGTCGACCTGGACCCCACGGCAGCCATCCGGGCGATCATGGCGGTGGACCCCACCGCGCTCATGGCGGGCACCGATCTTCCCTCCACACGCGCGCGCCGCCCCTTCGAGAACGCCGATCTGGAGCTGATCCGGCAGGCGGTGGAGCCCGAGCAACTCAACGCCGTGTTCCGGGACAACGCCGCCGAGTTCTACCTCCGGGAGCCACGCCCCGCCTGA
- a CDS encoding YceI family protein has protein sequence MTDYTGTWVLDPAHTEIGFVARHAMVTKVRGNFEEFEGSAVVDQANPAASVVKAVIKTASVNTGNADRDGHVRGDDFFAVEQFPEMTFESTSFDISGQSGTVTGDLTLKGITKPVTLDVEVFGVEEDPFGNVRIGFEASSKINRKDFGVDFQAPLGSGGVLVSEQITIQIDGSGIKQA, from the coding sequence ATGACTGACTACACCGGCACCTGGGTTCTGGATCCCGCACACACCGAGATCGGCTTCGTGGCCCGCCACGCAATGGTGACCAAGGTCCGCGGCAACTTCGAGGAGTTCGAGGGTTCGGCGGTCGTCGACCAGGCCAACCCGGCTGCTTCCGTCGTCAAGGCCGTCATCAAGACCGCCTCCGTCAACACCGGCAACGCCGACCGCGACGGCCACGTCCGCGGCGACGACTTCTTCGCTGTCGAGCAGTTCCCGGAGATGACCTTCGAGTCCACCTCCTTCGACATCTCCGGCCAGTCCGGCACCGTCACCGGCGACCTGACCCTCAAGGGCATCACCAAGCCGGTCACCCTGGACGTCGAGGTCTTCGGTGTCGAGGAGGACCCCTTCGGCAACGTCCGCATCGGCTTCGAGGCCTCCAGCAAGATCAACCGCAAGGACTTCGGCGTCGATTTCCAGGCCCCGCTGGGCTCCGGCGGCGTGCTGGTCTCCGAGCAGATCACCATCCAGATCGACGGCTCCGGCATCAAGCAGGCCTAA
- a CDS encoding MarR family winged helix-turn-helix transcriptional regulator, protein MATEARWLNDEEQALWRLILAGMRKIDRVIDETLLAGSDLSSSEFSVLVSLSEADGQCLRLRDLCAGLNWDRSRTSHQITRMERRGLVTKRKSEGDARGVVVSLTDEGMRRLQSAAPDHVESVRRVVFDHLEPEQYAHLKAFMEGVIAVDNVPGHPDFVGELNAPDRTDAQ, encoded by the coding sequence ATGGCAACCGAGGCTCGTTGGCTCAACGACGAAGAGCAGGCGCTGTGGCGACTCATTCTCGCCGGAATGCGCAAGATCGACCGTGTGATCGATGAGACGCTGCTGGCAGGTAGTGACCTGTCCAGCTCGGAGTTCTCCGTGCTCGTGTCCCTCTCGGAGGCGGACGGGCAGTGCCTGCGCCTGCGGGACCTGTGCGCCGGACTCAACTGGGACCGTTCCCGCACGTCGCACCAGATCACCCGCATGGAACGCCGCGGGCTGGTGACCAAGCGCAAGAGCGAGGGCGACGCCCGGGGAGTCGTCGTCTCCCTCACCGACGAAGGCATGCGCCGGCTGCAGTCCGCCGCGCCGGACCACGTCGAGAGCGTGCGCCGGGTCGTGTTCGACCACCTGGAACCCGAGCAGTACGCGCACCTCAAGGCCTTCATGGAGGGCGTCATAGCCGTGGACAACGTCCCGGGCCACCCGGACTTCGTCGGCGAGCTCAACGCCCCCGACCGCACGGATGCCCAGTAA
- a CDS encoding PspC domain-containing protein: protein MTDFNPPMSQRRLHRSLTDRYVAGVLGGIAETYGWNPTLVRLIFVASFLLPGPQFLAYIIAWFIMPNG, encoded by the coding sequence ATGACCGACTTCAACCCCCCGATGTCCCAGCGACGCCTCCACCGCTCGCTGACGGACCGCTACGTCGCCGGCGTGCTCGGCGGCATCGCCGAGACCTATGGCTGGAACCCCACCCTGGTGCGACTCATCTTCGTCGCATCGTTCCTGCTGCCCGGCCCGCAGTTCCTGGCGTACATCATCGCCTGGTTCATCATGCCCAACGGCTGA
- the catC gene encoding muconolactone Delta-isomerase, producing MLFLARMDVTFPESLTPEQVADFQVREKEYSGNLQQEGVMKGIWRVVGEYSNYSIYDVRDNDHLHEVLSGFPMYKYMTIKATPLAQHPNATRSDFF from the coding sequence ATGCTGTTTCTGGCACGCATGGATGTCACGTTCCCCGAGTCCCTCACCCCCGAGCAGGTCGCCGACTTCCAGGTCCGTGAGAAGGAGTACTCCGGCAACCTCCAGCAGGAGGGTGTCATGAAGGGCATCTGGCGCGTGGTCGGCGAGTACTCGAACTACTCGATCTACGACGTGCGCGACAACGACCACCTGCACGAGGTGCTCTCCGGCTTCCCGATGTACAAGTACATGACGATCAAGGCCACTCCGCTGGCGCAGCACCCGAACGCCACCCGCAGCGACTTCTTCTAG
- a CDS encoding DUF937 domain-containing protein, with protein MTENINQLLSSLPIDNIAGRLGKDPAEVQAAAQQILPALLAGMGANAQDPAGRDSLAQALNQHDPSLVEGGVDVDAIDTEDGAKIAHHIFGPQENQVAQQLGGLGAGSGLVKQLLPILAPLAMSWLAGRMQQRGGGTSPSAPSSQGGVLEQILGQVLGGSQQNQAPAGGSGGGILGDLLGGLLGGGRR; from the coding sequence ATGACCGAGAATATCAACCAGCTCCTGTCCTCCCTGCCCATCGACAACATCGCCGGTCGCCTCGGCAAGGACCCCGCCGAGGTCCAGGCCGCCGCACAGCAGATTCTCCCTGCACTGCTCGCCGGCATGGGTGCCAACGCGCAGGACCCCGCAGGCCGAGATTCCCTGGCCCAGGCCCTCAACCAGCACGACCCTTCCCTGGTGGAGGGCGGCGTCGACGTCGACGCCATAGACACTGAGGACGGCGCCAAGATCGCCCACCATATTTTCGGCCCCCAGGAGAACCAGGTCGCGCAGCAGCTCGGGGGTCTCGGCGCGGGCAGCGGTCTGGTCAAGCAGCTGCTGCCGATTCTCGCCCCCCTGGCGATGTCCTGGTTGGCCGGCCGCATGCAGCAGCGCGGCGGCGGGACTTCGCCTTCCGCGCCGTCCTCCCAGGGTGGCGTGCTCGAACAGATCCTGGGCCAGGTCCTGGGCGGATCCCAGCAGAACCAGGCACCGGCCGGCGGTTCCGGCGGCGGCATCCTCGGCGACCTGCTGGGCGGGCTGCTGGGAGGAGGGCGTCGATAA